A genomic window from Phoenix dactylifera cultivar Barhee BC4 chromosome 7, palm_55x_up_171113_PBpolish2nd_filt_p, whole genome shotgun sequence includes:
- the LOC103707100 gene encoding mitogen-activated protein kinase kinase 5-like, translating to MRPGPLPNARPGQPGQPARPRRRPGLTLPLPQRDPPSFAVPLPLPPPSTPASFSAAAPGGAQPPTAATPQTPALADLDRLRRIGSGNGGSVWMVRHRPTGRIYALKVIYGNHEDAARRQICREIEILRTADHPHVVRCHGFYDRAGDIHILLEYMDGGSLDGRRVASEPVLADIARQVLAGLAYLHSRRIVHRDIKPSNLLINSARQVKIADFGVSRILARTMGTCNSSVGTIAYMSPERINTDLNEGVYHGYFGDIWSFGLSMLEFYLGRFPFAEQLGRQVGDWASLMCAICYSNPPEAPPTASPEFRNFIACCLQKEPHRRPTAAQLLRHPFITQAQVTAPVARSPPHNFVPLT from the coding sequence ATGAGACCCGGCCCACTCCCCAATGCGCGGCCGGGGCAGCCCGGCCAACCCGCCCGCCCCCGCCGCCGGCCAGGCCTCACCCTTCCCCTCCCCCAGCGCGATCCCCCGTCCTTCGccgtccctctccccctccctcccccctccaCCCCCGCCTCCttctccgccgccgcccccggCGGTGCCCAGCCCCCGACCGCCGCCACCCCGCAGACCCCGGCGCTCGCCGACCTCGATCGCCTCCGCCGCATCGGCAGCGGCAACGGCGGCTCCGTCTGGATGGTGCGCCACCGGCCCACCGGCCGGATCTATGCCCTCAAGGTGATCTATGGCAACCacgaggacgccgcccgccgccaGATCTGTCGCGAGATCGAGATCCTCCGCACCGCCGACCATCCCCATGTGGTCCGGTGCCACGGCTTCTATGACCGGGCGGGAGACATCCATATCCTTCTCGAGTACATGGACGGCGGCTCCCTCGACGGCCGCCGCGTCGCCTCCGAGCCCGTCCTCGCCGACATCGCCCGCCAGGTCCTCGCCGGCCTCGCCTACCTTCACAGCCGCCGGATCGTCCACCGCGACATCAAGCCCTCCAACCTCCTCATCAACTCCGCCCGCCAGGTCAAGATCGCCGACTTCGGGGTCAGCCGAATCTTGGCCCGGACCATGGGCACCTGTAATTCCTCGGTGGGGACGATCGCCTACATGAGCCCCGAGCGGATTAACACCGACCTTAACGAGGGGGTCTACCACGGCTACTTCGGCGATATTTGGAGCTTCGGCCTCAGTATGCTCGAGTTCTATCTGGGGCGGTTCCCCTTCGCGGAGCAACTGGGGCGGCAGGTCGGGGACTGGGCCAGCCTCATGTGCGCCATCTGCTACTCCAACCCACCGGAGGCGCCGCCCACCGCCTCGCCGGAGTTCCGAAACTTCATCGCCTGCTGCCTCCAGAAGGAGCCCCACCGCCGGCCCACCGCCGCCCAGCTCCTCCGCCACCCCTTCATCACCCAGGCCCAGGTCACCGCCCCGGTGGCACGGTCTCCGCCGCATAATTTCGTACCGCTGACGTAG